The following proteins are co-located in the Macadamia integrifolia cultivar HAES 741 chromosome 3, SCU_Mint_v3, whole genome shotgun sequence genome:
- the LOC122073694 gene encoding COX assembly mitochondrial protein 2 homolog: MHPPLTLHRHPMCAEIIELFQKCHVDHPVGKFFGECTDLKIKLDRCFREEKALKRKENFEQSKKLKERLQAHRRQTAE; this comes from the exons ATGCATCCTCCTTTGACATTACACAGGCACCCAATGTGTGCTGAA ATTATTGAACTGTTCCAAAAGTGTCATGTTGACCATCCTGTTGGAAAATTCTTTGGAGAGTGTACAGACCTGAAAATTAAGCTCGACCGTTGTTTCAGGGAAGAA AAAGCcttaaagagaaaggagaaCTTTGAGCAGAGTAAGAAGCTGAAGGAGAGGCTACAAGCTCACAGGAGGCAAACTGCCGAGTAA